From Daucus carota subsp. sativus chromosome 6, DH1 v3.0, whole genome shotgun sequence, the proteins below share one genomic window:
- the LOC108225517 gene encoding uncharacterized protein LOC108225517, producing the protein MTNDDDDSSRSWRLFTSEDMIQGYKPKSVRKRKKFAEKENVKGNSAKRFSFPTSSVTDGRHDTPPPRIPSAVTGTPLTLRQTQYSSAHGGTIPCDFKHSLETAGFLSTPENTLNTKRTPLSNITNIVDDNNVPITRKYLGHQNSAVISSTPENTLNTTRTPLSNITNIVDINSKRNRCKYLGMYENNLRDTARNLFAETSSRLDEYSAESSSQTEDTAKCMPDDDNECSTVQDPVLSDDSDNGYISGSSSIDEDYVPGMDTDCDSDSEHVPNLASKKTVPKEYVSLGSPESICSKCNARLWKEERVNKQVTKGLPIFSICCRKGDVKLAPAPRTPSYLLQLYNNKETGPHFQRSIRLYNAMFAFTSTGGNVDHSINNGRGPYVYRLNGQNHHVFGQLIPDDGQAPKYCQLYIYDTANEVNNRLRWVNVEDQKTVEKDVVQGLIQMLDQTNELVSKFRMARDRFENHDFVDLKVELKVCRSQSGRENHISTSDEVAGIMVGTTDNTTPDRDIIVEKKFGGLQRISYIHPKLMALQYPLLFPDGEDGYHNRIPFQSAEKGSQKEKDMISMKDYYSYRFQVRDNEGMTPRLGGRLFQQYMVDAFSTMEQTRLWWFRTHQTILRNELYTHISDSVRKGDANATNVGKGIILPAGYVGSKRYMQQNFQDALAVCRHVGHPDVFLTMTCNSMWDEIQRMMTFVPGCIPSNNPDIISRVFHLKLDQLTNDINKKGHFGKCIGVMYVVEFQKRGLPHVHMLIWLDAPSKKYLKENVDKFVSAEIPDPLLDPVGYAAVKAYMMHGPCGLQNPKSPCMKNFKCIRHFPKKYSSQTVFDDSGFPLYRRRKSNITVNVHKADLDNRWVVPYNRDLLVKYQCHMNIEICCHARSIKYLFKYCLKGHDTATVEITGRRKKKSTDETEQPVDEIQAYFDGRYVCGAEAAYRIFGFPIHHRTLSVERLPFHLPGQKNCTFRASEKLEKVLERENERLSKLEAFFMLNKFDINARRYTYDQIPQHYVWNDLARRWTTRKRGAQIGRLSYTHHSSGEVWYLRMLLTKVRGPT; encoded by the exons ATGACAAAT GATGATGATGATTCCTCGAGGTCGTGGCGCCTGTTTACGTCGGAAGACATGATCCAAG GTTATAAGCCAAAGAGTGTGAGAAAACGCAAGAAATTTGCAGAGAAAGAGAATGTAAAAGGAAATTCGGCTAAGCGTTTTAGTTTCCCTACATCTTCTGTCACAGATGGAAGGCATG ATACACCACCTCCAAGAATACCATCTGCTGTTACTGGCACTCCTCTGACTTTAAGGCAGACCCAATACAGCTCAGCTCATGGAGGTACAATTCCGTGTGACTTCAAACACAGTCTGGAAACTGCTGGATTTCTCTCGACACCGGAGAATACATTGAACACCAAAAGAACTCCGCTGTCTAACATAACTAACATTGTGGATGATAATAATGTTCCAATTACACGTAAATATCTAG GTCATCAGAACAGTGCTGTTATTTCTTCAACACCGGAGAATACATTGAACACCACAAGAACTCCGTTGTCCAACATAACTAACATTGTGGATATTAATAGTAAACGAAATAGATGTAAATATCTGGGAATGTATGAGAACAATTTGAGAGACACAGCCCGGAACCTTTTTGCTGAAACCTCTTCAAGGCTAGATGAATACTCTGCTGAAAGCTCTTCCCAGACAGAAGACACAGCCAAATGCATGCCTGATGATGATAATG AGTGTTCTACTGTCCAAGATCCTGTTCTTTCTGATGATTCTGACAATGGTTACATAAGTG GTTCCTCAAGCATTGATGAAGACTATGTACCTGGCATGGATACAGATTGTGATAGTG ATTCTGAACATGTCCCAAATTTAGCTTCAAAGAAAACTGTACCAAAAGAATATGTCAGTCTTGGGAGTCCTGAATCTATATGCTCTAAATGCAATGCGCGCCTGTGGAAAGAGGAACGCGTCAATAAGCAAGTCACAAAAGGACTCCCAATATTCAGTATATGCTGCCGGAAGGGTGATGTGAAGCTTGCACCTGCTCCTCGAACCCCGTCATACTTACTGCAGCTATATAACAACAAAGAGACGGGACCTCATTTCCAACGTAGCATACGACTATACAATGCAATGTTTGCATTTACATCTACCGGTGGGAATGTGGACCACTCTATCAACAATGGTAGAGGTCCATATGTTTACAGACTTAATGGTCAGAACCACCACGTCTTTGGTCAGTTGATACCTGATGATGGCCAGGCTCCAAAGTATTGTCAATTATACATCTATGACACGGCAAATGAGGTTAACAATCGGCTTCGCTGGGTAAATGTTGAGGACCAGAAAACAGTTGAGAAGGATGTAGTTCAAGGTCTTATACAGATGCTTGATCAGACAAATGAATTGGTTTCGAAATTTCGTATGGCACGAGATCGCTTTGAAAATCATGACTTTGTTGATTTGAAGGTAGAGCTGAAGGTATGCAGATCACAAAGCGGCCGGGAGAACCATATATCCACTTCTGATGAGGTTGCAGGAATAATGGTTGGTACTACTGATAATACCACTCCAGATCGTGATATTATAGTTGAGAAGAAATTTGGTGGACTGCAGAGAATATCATATATTCATCCTAAACTCATGGCGCTACAATACCCTTTGCTCTTTCCAGATGGTGAGGATGGTTACCACAATAGAATACCTTTTCAAAGTGCAGAGAAAGGttctcaaaaagaaaaagatatgATCTCAATGAAGGACTATTACTCTTACAGATTCCAAGTTAGAGACAACGAAG GCATGACTCCTAGGTTAGGAGGAAGACTTTTTCAACAGTACATGGTGGATGCCTTTTCCACCATGGAGCAGACTCGGCTATGGTGGTTCCGTACCCACCAGACAATACTCCGTAATGAACTTTATACGCATATTTCTGATTCGGTCAGGAAAGGAGATGCCAATGCCACCAACGTTGgtaaaggcatcatacttcCAGCGGGATATGTTGGCTCGAAACGGTATATGCAACAGAATTTCCAAGATGCCTTGGCTGTTTGTCGTCATGTAGGCCATCCTGATGTTTTCTTGACAATGACATGCAATTCAATGTGGGATGAGATCCAAAGGATGATGACTTTTGTTCCTGGATGCATTCCTTCCAACAATCCGGATATTATATCCAGAGTTTTCCACTTAAAACTGGATCAGTTAACAAATGATATTAACAAGAAAGGTCACTTTGGAAAGTGTATTGGAG TAATGTATGTTGTGGAATTCCAAAAAAGAGGCCTGCCCCACGTACATATGTTAATCTGGCTTGATGCACCATCCAAAAAGTATCTGAAAGAAAATGTTGACAAGTTTGTTTCTGCTGAGATCCCAGACCCTCTACTGGATCCTGTGGGTTATGCAGCAGTTAAGGCGTATATGATGCATGGTCCATGCGGTTTGCAGAACCCCAAGTCTCCTTGCATGAAGAATTTTAAATGTATACGTCATTTCCCAAAAAA GTATAGCTCCCAGACTGTTTTTGATGACAGTGGATTTCCACTGTACAGGCGTCGCAAAAGCAATATAACTGTTAATGTTCACAAGGCTGACTTGGACAATAGATGGGTGGTCCCGTACAATCGCGACCTTTTGGTAAAATACCAGTGTCACATGAACATTGAGATATGCTGTCATGCGCGGAGTATTAAGTATCTATTCAAATATTGCCTCAAAGGTCATGACACTGCAACTGTAGAAATTACAGGACGCCGCAAGAAAAAAAGCACAGATGAGACTGAACAGCCTGTTGATGAAATTCAGGCATATTTTGATGGTAGATATGTATGCGGTGCTGAGGCGGCATATCGAATATTTGGATTTCCAATACATCACAGAACTCTGTCTGTTGAGCGGCTTCCATTTCATTTACCCGGTCAGAAGAACTGCACCTTTCGTGCCAGTGAAAAGCTTGAGAAGGTTTTGGAGCGTGAAAATGAAAGGCTTAGCAAGTTGGAGGCTTTTTTCATGCTGAACAAGTTTGATATCAATGCCCGACGTTACACATATGATCAGATTCCACAGCATTACGTTTGGAATGATCTGGCAAGAAGGTGGACTACTCGGAAAAGAGGTGCTCAAATTGGACGATTGTCTTACACTCATCATAGCAGCGGTGAAGTTTGGTACTTGCGTATGTTATTGACAAAGGTTCGAGGTCCCACGTGA
- the LOC108225518 gene encoding uncharacterized protein LOC108225518, with product MVDDILLKRRLLSENQNLILNDMQLQFYALAEIDDLLRAIGKSLKNFTQLPQPPLSYLHHGTNNLIIEETSYNLSEMKADHENLLAQCNEEQMSVYKDVLASVKSNKGGLFFVYGSGGCGKTFLWRTLIAQLRSVGDIVLPVASSGIAATLLPGGRTAHSRFKIPIVLDEYSLCNIGHNSDIAELIKQTKLIIWDEAPMQHRYAFECLDRSLKDIMKSVDPSRALLPFGGITVVLGGDFRQILPVITQGDRSEIVSACITRSRLWSICKIFLLTRNMRLNEGKSEKEVQELKQFAEWVLYAGDGKLPPPDKSLFPSAKEDDILVPPQFCAVEQDNTVENMIASTFPNFLHNCKDPKYLSERAILTPTNQTVSQLNSLIVEKLPGDSVSYFSVDSAEDFGGTEDDLNSAFPIEYLNSMNVPGMPHHDLKMKVGVVVMLMRNLNQTLGLCNGTRMIVTKCLKFCVECEVICGSFAGTRHFIPRMELCPSDTRMPYKLIRKQMPLQVCYAMTINKAQGQSLQNVGLYLPKAVFTHGQYYVAISRVTSPQGLRIFIDDESGQPTNITANVVYKEIFYSLPKL from the exons ATGGTAGATGACATACTGTTGAAGCGTAGATTGTTAAGTGAAAATCAGAATCTGATTCTTAATGATATGCAGCTCCAGTTCTACGCACTTGCAG AAATTGATGACCTCCTTCGTGCTATTGGCAAAAGTTTAAAGAATTTTACTCAACTCCCACAACCGCCTCTCAGTTACCTGCATCATGGAACAAATAACTTGATAATTGAAGAAACTAGCTACAATTTATCGGAGATGAAAGCTGATCATGAGAATCTGCTTGCGCAGTGCAATGAAGAACAAATGAGTGTTTATAAAGATGTTTTAGCTTCAGTTAAGTCCAATAAAGGTGGACTATTTTTTGTATATGGCAGCGGTGGCTGTGGAAAAACATTTTTATGGAGAACACTAATAGCCCAACTGCGATCTGTTGGTGACATTGTGCTTCCTGTTGCCTCCTCTGGCATTGCTGCCACACTATTGCCTGGTGGGCGTACTGCACATTCGCGGTTCAAAATTCcgatagtccttgatgaatattCACTCTGCAACATTGGCCACAATTCTGACATTGCTGAACTTATTAAGCAGACGAAGCTAATAATCTGGGATGAAGCCCCCATGCAACATAGGTATGCTTTTGAATGTTTGGACCGGTCGTTGAAAGATATCATGAAATCTGTTGATCCGTCACGTGCATTGTTGCCGTTTGGCGGTATTACTGTTGTTCTGGGTGGTGATTTTAGGCAGATCCTGCCTGTCATCACCCAAGGAGATAGAAGTGAGATAGTTTCAGCGTGTATCACAAGATCGCGGCTTTGGTCAATATGCAAGATTTTTCTCCTTACCAGAAATATGCGTCTTAATGAAGGTAAATCTGAGAAAGAGGTTCAGGAACTAAAACAGTTTGCAGAGTGGGTACTCTATGCTGGCGATGGGAAATTGCCACCGCCTGACAAGTCATTATTTCCATCTGCCAAAGAAGATGACATTTTAGTCCCACCTCAATTCTGTGCAGTTGAACAAGATAACACTGTTGAGAACATGATTGCAAGTACTTTTCCTAATTTTCTTCACAATTGCAAAGATCCCAAATATTTGAGTGAGCGAGCCATTCTAACTCCCACCAATCAAACTGTAAGTCAACTGAATTCTCTCATAGTTGAGAAATTGCCTGGTGATTCAGTATCATATTTCAGTGTAGACAGTGCTGAGGATTTTGGTGGAACCGAAGATGACTTGAACTCTGCTTTCCCGATTGAATATCTCAATTCAATGAATGTTCCTGGAATGCCACATCATGATCTTAAAATGAAAGTGGGAGTTGTGGTCATGCTAATGAGGAACTTGAACCAAACTTTGGGTCTGTGTAATGGAACACGGATGATCGTTACAAAATGTCTGAAGTTTTGCGTAGAGTGTGAAGTAATATGTGGTTCTTTTGCTGGCACACGCCATTTTATCCCACGGATGGAGTTATGTCCAAGTGATACAAGAATGCCTTACAAGCTGATTCGCAAACAAATGCCATTGCAAGTTTGCTATGCAATGACCATTAATAAGGCGCAAGGTCAGTCACTTCAAAATGTGGGATTGTATCTTCCTAAAGCTGTTTTTACTCATGGTCAGTACTATGTCGCGATTAGCAGAGTTACGTCTCCTCAAGGGTTAAGAATTTTCATTGACGATGAAAGTGGACAGCCTACTAACATAACTGCCAATGTTGTGTACAAAGAAATTTTCTATTCCTTACCAAAGTTGTAG